One window from the genome of Diabrotica virgifera virgifera chromosome 6, PGI_DIABVI_V3a encodes:
- the LOC114338180 gene encoding NADH dehydrogenase [ubiquinone] 1 beta subcomplex subunit 5, mitochondrial, whose protein sequence is MVILSTLRTLTRLPSSSLRNEASKRLMSDHRVFPMQPSRWQWIKFKDYFHYYVMLGLIPATLAITYANVFIGPSTLSEIPEGYTPKFYEYHRSPVTRFLAKYICKDPQQEYEKYLAYIFMEDEKRKLRKLEKEVKHKMAERNDYQAYYYRPVAAKYHRITREAADYLETIRGE, encoded by the exons ATGGTTATTCTTAGTACTTTAAGAACATTAACTCGACTGCCATCGTCATCTTTGCGAAATGAAG cTTCCAAAAGGCTGATGTCTGACCATAGGGTTTTTCCTATGCAACCTTCTAGGTGGCAATGGATCAAATTTAAGGATTACTTTCATTACTATGTAATGTTGGGACTGATACCAGCTACTTTGGCTATCACTTATGCCAATGTGTTTATTGGACCTTCTACTCTTTCGGAAATACCTGAGGGATATACTCCAAAGTTTTATGAATATCACAGG agTCCTGTAACAAGATTTTTAGCCAAATATATTTGTAAAGATCCACAACAAGAATATGAAAAATATCTGGCATACATTTTCATGGAAGATGAGAAAAGAAAACTTCG TAAACTCGAGAAGGAAGTGAAACACAAAATGGCCGAAAGAAACGATTATCAAGCTTACTACTATCGACCAGTTGCTGCCAAATACCACAGAATTACAAGAGAAGCTGCTGATTACTTAGAAACTATCAGAGGAGAATAA